The Actinosynnema mirum DSM 43827 genomic interval CGCCCTGAGCTCGTCGTCGTGCTCGTCCACGGGACGGGTCGGGTTGTGCAGGACCGGGTCGCCCGCGATCCGGATGGGGTGTACTGCCATGCCGCGCACCCTATCGGCGCGCCGCCCCCGCGCCCGCCGCCCGGCGTGTCGCCACCGCGCCGCGCCGCCGTCCCGCCCGGCGTGTCGGGTCGCGCGACCCACGACGACCAAGATCACGTGATGTAATGAGATCACCCACCGAACCGGCAGGCCGAGGAGCCCGATGGACGCCGCACTCGCGCACCCCGCAGCCCCTGGCGGGCTCGACGGGCGGGAGCGCGAGATCCTGGCCTTCGAGCGCCAGTGGTGGAAGTACGCGGGCGCCAAGGAGCAGGCCGTCCGCGAGCTGTTCGACCTCACGCCCACCCGCTACTACCAGCTACTCAACGCGTTGATCGAGAAGGAGGAGGCCCTCGCGGCCGATCCGATGCTCGTCAAGCGGCTGCTCCGGTTGCGATCGGGCAGGCGGCGGGCTCGGGCGGCTAGGCGCCTGGGCGTGGACGGATGAGCAACCCCGAGTCCTCAGGTTCGGCCCAACCCGCCCGCGCCGCGGGCTACGCCCTGCTCGGCCTCGCCGGGGTGGCGCTGGTGCTCGGCGTCGTGACGCTGTTCACCGGGTCGGACGACGATCCGCAGGCGCAGCAGCAGCAACCCGCCCCGAGCGCCTCCGCGCCCGCCGAACCGGGCCCCTCCAGCGAGCCGCCCGCCGGTGAGCCGAGCGCGAGCGAGCCGCCCGCGAGCGAGTCCGCGGGCGCGCCGACGACCACCACCGGGCAGCCGCCCGCGACGACGACGGAGCAGCAGCCCCAGCCGCAGCCCCCGGCGCAGCAGCCCGGCGACCAGTCGCAGGGCACACCCGCCACCCGGCCCTCGGTGCGCGTCTACAACAACAGCAACATCAGCGGTCTGGCCGCGCGCGCGTCCGACGACATCGGCAAGTCCGGCTGGGCGGTCCAGGCCACCGGCAACTACCCGGACGGCATCATCGAGACCACCACGGTCTACTACCGCGCGGGCACGGCCGAGGAGGACGCGGCCAAGCAGCTCGCCCAGTCGATCCGCGCGCGCGTGATGCCCCGGTTCGACGGCATCAAGGACGCGCACGACGGCGTCATCGTGATCGTCACGAACGACTACCAGGGACCGGGTGGCAAGGCGGGCAGCTGAGCCCCCCCCAGCGCCGGGTGACGGCGTCGACCAGGGTGACCCCCGGTCGGCGCCGTTCGCGTCTCACCCCTCGCGCCGCTCGCCCCCGCAGTCGTCCGGGCACAGCAGGTCGGACCAGTCGTCGTCGTCCGACAGCTCGAACACCCGCCTGCGGTGCTCGCCGAGCAGCGCGCTCGCGGTGGCCGCGTCACGGGTGCGCAGCGCGGCGACCAGCTCCCGGTGCTCCTCGGCGCACCCGCCGCGCAGCCCCTCGTCCCGGCTGATCCGGGTGAGCAGGAACAGGTGGACCTGCCGCCGGATGCACCCCCACGAGCGGGTCAGCCGGTCGTGGTGCGCGGCGGCGAACACCGCGTCGTGGAAGTCGACGTCCCGCTGCGCCAGCTCGTGCGCCCCGACGGCCCGCGCCAGCGCCTCGGCGGCCCGGTCGAGCGCGGCGAAGTCCTCCTCGGTGGCCCGGTGCGCGACCTCGTGCACGGCCAGGCACTCCAGGGCCCCGCGCAGGCTGTCCAGCTCGGCGACGTCCCGGCGGGAGAAGCGGGTGACCGTCGCGCCCCGGTGCCAGGTGACGTGCACGAGCCCCTCGTGCTCCAGCAGTCGCAGCGCCTCGCGGACGGGGCCCCGGCTGACGTCCATGACGGTCGACAGCTCGACCTCGCGCAGCTGCCTGCCGGGTTCGTAGGCGCCGGTGAGGATGCCCTCGCGGATGCGGTCGGCCACCTCGTCGGCCAGACCCCTGCGGCGGGCGGGTGACACGGTGCCCTGGGTGCTCATGACTCCCCTCACGTTCGTGCCCCTCGATGTTAACAACTCGCCGAGGTCGTCCTATTGTTAACATTGCGACAAGTGAGGAGCACCCGTTGAGCACCCTGTTCAGCACGCTGACCCTGCGATCCCTGGACATCCCTAACCGGGTCTGGATGTCCCCGATGTGCACCTACTCCGCCGCCCCCTCGGGCCCGGAGGCCGGTGTGCCCACCGACTTCCACCTCACCCACCTGGCCAGCCGCGCCGCCGGTGGCGCGGGCCTGGTCATGGCGGAGGCGACCGGTGTGCGCGCCGACGGCCGCATCAGCCCGTGGGACCTGGGCCTGTGGAACGACGCCCAGCAGGAGGCGTTCGCCCGGATCACCGCCGCGATCAGCGCCCACGGCGCGGTCCCCGCGATCCAGCTCGCCCACGCGGGGCGCAAGGCGTCGACGAACAAGCCGTGGCTGGGCGGGGGTTCCGTCGCCGACACCGAGCACGGCTGGCAGCCGGTCGGCCCCAGCCCGGCGCCGTTCCACGGCCTGCCGGTGCCGCGCGAGCTGACCACCGGCGAGATCGCCGCGCTGGTGGAGGACTTCGCCGCGTCCGCGCGCCGCGCCCTCGCCGCGGGCTTCAAGGTCGTCGAGGTGCACGGCGCCCACGGCTACCTGATCAACTCCTTCCTGTCCCCGATCTCCAACCAGCGCACCGACGAGTACGGCGGCACGACCGAGAACCGGATGCGCTTCGCGCTGGAGGTCGTGGACGCGGTGCGCGCGGTGTGGCCGGAGGACCTGCCGGTGCTGTTCCGCACCTCGGCGACCGACTGGACCGCCGAGCAGGGCGGCGTGGGCTGGGCCGAGGACGACACGGTGCTGCTGGCCAAGGAGCTCCAGCAGCGCGGCGTCGACCTGCTCGACGTGTCGACCGGCGGCATGGCGCACGACGCGGTCATCCCGGTGGAGTCGCACTACCAGGTGCGCTTCGCGGCGAAGGTCCGCGAGGCCACCGGCCTGCCCACCGGCGCGGTCGGCCTGATCACCGAGCCCGCGCGCGCCGAGGAGGTCGTCGCGACCGGCCAGGCCGACGCGGTCCTGCTGGGCCGCGAGCTGCTGCGCGACCCGTACTGGGCGCACCACGCGGCGCAGGAGCTGGGCGTGGACTCGAACTGGCCGGAGCAGTACGGGTACGCCGTGCGCCCGCGCCGCTAGCAGCGCGGGAAGCGGGGCCCTCCGCTGCCCGGCCCCGCTTCCCCCTTGAACGCCCCGCCCGCGCCACCGGGCCGCACCACGACCCGCGCGATCCCCCCGCACCTCGCGGCTCGTGCGGCCCGAGGCGCGGGCGGGGCCGCCACTCCCACCGCACGGCCCGCTCGACCCCGAGGCCCGCCTCGCCGCCCGGCCTGCCCGCTGCCCGCCGCCCGCCGCACGACACGGCCTGGTGCCCGCCGCGCCGCTCGTCCGCCGCTCCCACAAGCCGCCCGCCGCCGTGAGCCGCCCACCTGCCACCCGATGCCGCGAGCCACCCGCCGCCGTTGCTCCCGCCACCCGCCGCCCGCCGTCGCGAGCCACGGCCCGCCACAAGCCCCATCCCCACCCGTCCTCCCGCGCCCCCACCCCCTGCCGGGTTCGCCCCACCCGCCCCCTCCCGTCGAACTACCCTGACCCCGTGATCACCCTGACCGCGAGGCTCTCCCCATCCGCGCTGGACACCCGCCGCGGTGTCGTCCGGATGCACCGCGAAGTCCTGGACGCGCTCGGCCTGCGCCAGTGGGACGCGGTCCGCCTCACCGGCGCGCGGGTCAGCGCGGCCCTCGCCGCCGCGGCCCCCGACGGCAGCCCCGTCGGCGTGGTGCTGGTCGACGACATCACCCTCTCCAACCTCGGCGTCACCGAGGGCGCGGAGCTCGTCGTCACCCCCGTCGAGGTGTCCGCCGCTCGCACCATCACCGTCGCGGGCTCCCGCCTGGCCAGCACCGCGCTCACCCCGGAGACCCTCCGGATGGCGCTCACCGGCAAGGTCCTCACGGTCGGCGACGCGGTGTCCCTGCTCCCGCAGGACCTGGCCCCGCCGCCCGGCGCCGACGTCTCGGCCACCCGCCGCAAGCTGTCCGCCGCCATCGGCACGACCTGGACCAACGAGCTGCTCACCATCACCTCCGCCGACCCCGGCGGCGTGGTGGCCGTGCGCCCCTCCACGCTCGTGGCCTGGCGCGACGCGACCGCCCCCGCCCCGGCGCAGGCCGCCCCGCCCGCCGTCGACGCGGGCATCACCCCGGTCACCCCGCCGCCCCCGCCCGCCGAGGCGCTCCCGGTCGCCGACCTGGTCGGCCAGCAGGACGCCGCCCGCCGCCTCGCCGAGTGGCTCGACCTCGTCCTCACCCAGCCGGAGCTGCTCACCAGGCTCGGCGCGGCCCCCAGGCTCGCCGCGCTGGTCAGCGGCCCCGAGGGGGTCGGCAAGGCGACCCTGGTGCGGGCCGTGGCGCACGCGGCGGGCACGCGCGTGGTCGAGGTGTCCGCGCCCGCGATCGCCGTGCTGGAGGCCAACGCCACCGCGCGCGCCCTCGCCGACGCCATCACCCAGGCCCAGTCCCAGC includes:
- a CDS encoding DUF3263 domain-containing protein — protein: MDAALAHPAAPGGLDGREREILAFERQWWKYAGAKEQAVRELFDLTPTRYYQLLNALIEKEEALAADPMLVKRLLRLRSGRRRARAARRLGVDG
- a CDS encoding LytR C-terminal domain-containing protein — its product is MSNPESSGSAQPARAAGYALLGLAGVALVLGVVTLFTGSDDDPQAQQQQPAPSASAPAEPGPSSEPPAGEPSASEPPASESAGAPTTTTGQPPATTTEQQPQPQPPAQQPGDQSQGTPATRPSVRVYNNSNISGLAARASDDIGKSGWAVQATGNYPDGIIETTTVYYRAGTAEEDAAKQLAQSIRARVMPRFDGIKDAHDGVIVIVTNDYQGPGGKAGS
- a CDS encoding GntR family transcriptional regulator is translated as MSTQGTVSPARRRGLADEVADRIREGILTGAYEPGRQLREVELSTVMDVSRGPVREALRLLEHEGLVHVTWHRGATVTRFSRRDVAELDSLRGALECLAVHEVAHRATEEDFAALDRAAEALARAVGAHELAQRDVDFHDAVFAAAHHDRLTRSWGCIRRQVHLFLLTRISRDEGLRGGCAEEHRELVAALRTRDAATASALLGEHRRRVFELSDDDDWSDLLCPDDCGGERREG
- a CDS encoding NADH:flavin oxidoreductase/NADH oxidase, producing the protein MSTLFSTLTLRSLDIPNRVWMSPMCTYSAAPSGPEAGVPTDFHLTHLASRAAGGAGLVMAEATGVRADGRISPWDLGLWNDAQQEAFARITAAISAHGAVPAIQLAHAGRKASTNKPWLGGGSVADTEHGWQPVGPSPAPFHGLPVPRELTTGEIAALVEDFAASARRALAAGFKVVEVHGAHGYLINSFLSPISNQRTDEYGGTTENRMRFALEVVDAVRAVWPEDLPVLFRTSATDWTAEQGGVGWAEDDTVLLAKELQQRGVDLLDVSTGGMAHDAVIPVESHYQVRFAAKVREATGLPTGAVGLITEPARAEEVVATGQADAVLLGRELLRDPYWAHHAAQELGVDSNWPEQYGYAVRPRR